A window from Nothobranchius furzeri strain GRZ-AD chromosome 17, NfurGRZ-RIMD1, whole genome shotgun sequence encodes these proteins:
- the atosb gene encoding atos homolog protein B, producing the protein MRHIHVELAHKKASVELPAQEGDLPPSASPSDGLDPGVRAGAPRRLDQEELRLQKVYQLSIFSQMGGFSTSTGSLTEGQPRPGRLGVKRGLEEPQLTHKRSHLDDKSDSDVLEGGVLCGSAPAQGVGVGSVTGPVWSGSPYPYTPVEHRDSDGGLSPRSPPLSPNHNPSRRPAQHNHDRPIPDAFAPLSPKSPPICDLGYSNGGSARTDTANGVRNPTHSLGSPGHDSCSNGSSGGQLSPHLYEMSSYETPNPASPTSPPGPFSPPHHTEMQEPGEATEWDIGLESSPPERSATQAASSSGGLASWEKTPSSNGHRLHSGGHWPAKKRLLSPSDASESCSEDEGPSTSKRSRLSLLTSGLGPASCRSTDAKAAPYWTHLLPTARDGPKTAVDCTRPGRRLKNGLRLKSRQLRSGRQTDTGRATRSSWPSSSISRSLLGNFEESILKGRFSPSGQIEGFTAEIGASGSYCPQHVTLPVQVTYYDISEHSAPSPFLGVVSLEPLGKKGYSIPKAGTIQVTLFNPNKTVVKMFLATYNFGDMPVNHMTFLRHRIFLVPVEEAAEGKGEASPGGTPLYRKKVLCYLIHLRFQSSKSGKIYLHNDIRLLFSRKSIEVDTGIPYELKSFTEVPRNPKYSPRM; encoded by the exons ATGCGGCACATTCACGTGGAATTAGCCCATAAAAAGGCTTCAGTAGAGCTTCCGGCACAGGAAGGGGACCTGCCTCCGTCTGCATCCCCATCAGATGGACTAGATCCTGGAGTCAGAGCAGGAGCACCTAGGCGCTTGGACCAGGAGGAGTTAAGGCTTCAAAAGGTCTATCAGCTCTCCATTTTCTCACAGATGGGGGGATTTTCTACCTCCACGGGATCCCTCACTGAAGGCCAACCAAGACCAGGCCGGTTGGGTGTGAAAAGGGGGTTAGAAGAGCCCCAGTTGACTCATAAGCGTTCCCACCTGGATGACAAATCAGACAGCGACGTGTTGGAGGGAGGGGTGCTGTGTGGGTCGGCCCCAGCTCAAGGTGTCGGGGTTGGGTCCGTGACTGGGCCCGTGTGGTCTGGTTCTCCATACCCTTACACTCCGGTGGAGCACAGAGACTCTGATGGCGGTCTGTCACCCAGGTCTCCACCTCTGTCCCCAAATCACAACCCCTCCCGTCGCCCAGCTCAGCACAATCATGACAGGCCCATCCCTGATGCGTTTGCTCCTCTCTCACCTAAATCACCCCCCATCTGTGACCTGGGCTACTCCAACGGAGGCTCGGCAAGGACAGATACAGCTAACGGGGTTCGCAATCCTACCCACTCACTGGGAAGCCCTGGACATGACAGCTGTAGTAATGGCTCCTCTGGAGGACAGCTCAGTCCCCACTTATATGAAATGTCCTCATATGAAACTCCAAATCCAGCCAGCCCCACCAGTCCCCCCGGACCCTTCTCTCCTCCACATCACACAGAAATGCAGGAGCCTGGGGAAGCAACCGAATGGGACATTGGACTCGAATCCTCTCCACCTGAGCGAAGTGCTACCCAAGCTGCCTCCTCTTCTGGCGGTCTGGCTTCCTGGGAGAAAACCCCCAGTAGTAATGGCCATCGTCTGCACTCTGGAGGTCACTGGCCGGCCAAAAAGAGGTTGTTGTCGCCGAGCGATGCATCGGAGTCATGCTCAGAAGACGAGGGTCCCTCCACGTCCAAAAGAAGCAGGTTGTCTTTGCTAACTTCAGGGTTAGGCCCAGCTTCATGTCGAAGCACTGATGCTAAAGCCGCACCATACTGGACCCACCTGCTGCCCACAGCACGGGACGGGCCTAAG ACTGCCGTAGATTGCACACGACCAGGAAGACGACTGAAGAATGGGTTGAGATTAAAAAG TCGGCAGCTGCGCAGCGGCAGGCAGACCGACACCGGCCGTGCGACACGCTCAAGCTGGCCTTCCTCCTCCATCAGCAGATCTCTACTCGGCAATTTTGAG GAATCCATACTTAAGGGCCGATTCTCCCCATCAGGGCAGATCGAAGGCTTCACAGCAGAGATCGGCGCCAGCGGCTCGTACTGCCCGCAGCACGTCACCCTACCGGTGCAGGTTACGTACTACGACATCTCCGAACACAGCGCCCCTTCACCCTTCCTG GGTGTCGTCTCTCTTGAGCCTCTAGGAAAGAAAGGATACAGCATACCTAAAGCAGGGACCATACAAGTG ACCTTATTTAATCCCAACAAAACTGTGGTGAAGATGTTTCTGGCGACGTACAATTTTGGAGATATGCCTGTCAATCACATGACCTTCCTGCGCCACCGGATCTTCCTGGTGCCGGTGGAGGAGGCCGCTGAGGGGAAAGGCGAGGCGTCTCCCGGGGGGACACCGCTCTACAGGAAGAAGGTTCTCTGCTACTTGATACATCTCAG ATTCCAGAGCTCCAAATCTGGGAAGATTTACTTGCACAACGATATCCGGCTGCTATTTTCCCGTAAATCCATTGAAGTGGATACAGGGATTCCGTATGAGCTGAAATCTTTCACCGAGGTGCCAAGAAACCCCAAATACTCCCCTCGTATGTGA